From the genome of Ignavibacteriales bacterium, one region includes:
- a CDS encoding STAS domain-containing protein: protein MKINVVEKYTAAVIELKGDITGAPHNEEFSNTLRKLIAEEKKNIVIDLAETKYMNSSGLGMLIGGYTTVKNSGGDLKLANVTKKIESLLVITKLSTIFENYASVDEAVKSFS, encoded by the coding sequence ATGAAAATAAATGTTGTTGAAAAATATACTGCGGCGGTCATCGAATTAAAAGGAGATATAACCGGCGCACCGCATAATGAGGAATTTAGCAACACTTTACGAAAACTAATTGCTGAAGAAAAGAAAAATATTGTTATTGATCTGGCAGAAACTAAATACATGAACAGCTCCGGTTTGGGAATGCTTATTGGCGGTTATACTACTGTGAAAAACTCCGGCGGCGACTTAAAACTTGCTAACGTTACTAAAAAAATAGAAAGTTTATTGGTGATTACTAAACTGAGTACAATATTCGAAAACTATGCAAGTGTTGATGAAGCTGTAAAAAGTTTTAGTTAA
- a CDS encoding protein kinase, whose product MIGKTISHYKILEKLGEGGMGVVYKAQDISLDRMVALKFLAHHLIANESDKARFIHEAKAAAILNHPNICTIHGIEEDEGETFIVMEFIDGRTLKEVIPTLTYKQSLDIAIQIAKGLSTAHEHGIIHRDIKPENIMVRRDGIVVIMDFGLAKLRGASKLTQAGLTAGTAGYMAPEQILGHESDHKADIFSLGVVLYELMSGQLPFKGMHSSALMYEIVNVEAPSVSTIKPEINTELDLLIQECLVKEPNDRIQSVAEVRRKLESISASSKKTKTKTGHQKVITSRKSEESKRYKADYNKIKQRAVILLGLFGFFTICTLILLYLILSQPEPLDLSKYKYTPLATDPEPEGSPAWSRDGKSIAYTKVVNGYSQIFVRNLSKPIPYQITNLDKKSASSPFWSPNGNLIYFISTEKLYSVGLAGGEPKKIIESVSAATISPDSKTIAYWSWDVVKSKDANKPDKYSASVYITPANGGERRKYMPAPFEVSGGYVPKYINFSPDGKKNGLSTYSQDAKDVGFWILPWPDGNDVKPFKIFHNNKDFTPQPFSWMPDSRNLVSSSYRGNGLFIGDTETNEIKNITKEIPGGNYSCDVSPDGNRIALAIGRSDFNIIRIPLDGSEPELFIASSRNESSISYSDNGNKSIYITNRNGEDEIWLRKNEEDVRPLIGKQDFPEAERFTIAYANLSPDGTRLAFRIHDNSGFRIYVVSTEGGKPTRLNAELITSWSPDSKCLVTLDPGGLAIVKVGDPEGKFILPNTKDFAGWVYWSPDGKWIYYRQSGRENLILVSTDGKTKKVIPIPGINVVGLVVWPKGGSILYGVTQRSLCSIDIN is encoded by the coding sequence ATGATCGGTAAAACAATTTCACACTACAAGATTTTAGAAAAACTCGGCGAAGGAGGGATGGGTGTTGTCTATAAAGCTCAGGACATTTCGCTTGATCGTATGGTGGCTCTTAAATTTTTAGCTCATCATCTTATTGCCAATGAATCCGATAAAGCGCGATTTATTCATGAAGCAAAAGCAGCTGCAATTCTAAACCATCCCAACATTTGCACAATTCACGGTATTGAAGAAGATGAAGGCGAAACATTTATTGTAATGGAATTTATTGATGGAAGAACACTTAAAGAAGTTATACCGACACTCACTTACAAGCAGTCACTCGATATCGCGATCCAAATTGCAAAAGGATTAAGCACAGCGCACGAACATGGAATAATCCATCGGGATATCAAACCGGAAAATATAATGGTGAGAAGAGATGGAATAGTTGTGATAATGGATTTTGGATTAGCAAAGCTTAGAGGTGCTTCAAAACTAACGCAGGCAGGATTAACAGCCGGAACTGCGGGATACATGGCGCCGGAACAAATATTAGGACATGAGTCCGATCACAAAGCAGATATATTTTCTCTTGGAGTAGTCCTTTATGAATTAATGTCCGGACAATTGCCATTCAAAGGAATGCACTCTTCAGCATTGATGTATGAAATAGTGAATGTGGAAGCTCCCTCTGTATCAACAATAAAACCGGAAATAAACACTGAACTCGATTTACTAATACAAGAATGTTTGGTTAAAGAGCCTAACGACAGAATTCAATCGGTAGCGGAAGTAAGAAGAAAGCTGGAGTCAATCTCCGCCTCTAGCAAAAAAACAAAAACAAAAACCGGTCATCAAAAAGTTATAACTTCAAGAAAGAGTGAAGAATCTAAAAGATATAAAGCTGATTATAACAAAATAAAACAAAGAGCAGTGATATTACTTGGACTATTTGGGTTTTTTACAATATGCACACTGATTTTGCTTTACCTTATCCTGTCACAGCCGGAACCGCTCGATCTATCAAAATATAAATACACACCATTGGCAACAGACCCTGAGCCCGAAGGTAGTCCTGCATGGTCTCGTGATGGGAAAAGTATTGCATATACAAAAGTTGTTAACGGATATTCACAAATATTTGTAAGGAATCTCTCTAAACCGATTCCTTATCAAATAACAAATCTTGATAAGAAAAGTGCTTCATCTCCATTTTGGTCCCCTAACGGAAATTTGATTTACTTTATTTCAACTGAAAAATTATACTCTGTAGGTCTTGCCGGAGGTGAGCCCAAAAAAATTATTGAATCAGTTTCTGCCGCAACTATTTCACCCGATTCCAAAACAATTGCTTACTGGAGTTGGGATGTGGTAAAAAGTAAAGATGCAAACAAACCCGATAAATATTCTGCATCTGTCTACATTACTCCCGCAAATGGAGGAGAACGCCGGAAATATATGCCTGCTCCATTTGAAGTTTCTGGAGGATATGTTCCAAAATATATTAACTTCTCGCCTGATGGAAAAAAAAATGGATTATCGACTTATAGTCAGGATGCTAAAGATGTTGGATTCTGGATTTTACCCTGGCCCGATGGAAATGATGTAAAACCATTTAAAATATTCCATAACAATAAAGATTTTACCCCTCAACCATTTTCATGGATGCCTGACTCGCGAAATTTAGTTTCTTCTTCATATAGAGGAAACGGTCTATTTATTGGAGATACTGAAACAAATGAAATAAAAAACATTACAAAAGAAATACCTGGAGGAAATTATTCTTGTGATGTTTCGCCGGATGGAAACCGGATTGCTTTAGCAATAGGCCGTTCTGATTTTAATATCATTCGAATTCCATTAGATGGATCGGAACCAGAACTATTTATAGCTTCTTCTCGAAATGAATCATCCATTTCATACTCGGATAATGGGAATAAATCCATATACATCACTAATCGTAATGGAGAAGATGAAATCTGGTTAAGAAAAAATGAAGAAGATGTCAGGCCGCTTATAGGCAAACAAGATTTTCCTGAGGCAGAAAGATTTACAATTGCATATGCAAATCTCTCTCCAGACGGCACTCGATTAGCTTTCAGAATCCACGATAATAGCGGTTTTAGAATTTATGTTGTTTCTACTGAGGGCGGTAAACCGACTCGGTTAAATGCTGAACTAATTACATCCTGGTCCCCCGACAGTAAGTGTTTAGTAACTTTAGATCCAGGTGGTCTGGCAATTGTAAAAGTAGGTGACCCGGAAGGAAAATTTATCCTTCCTAATACTAAGGATTTCGCAGGCTGGGTGTATTGGTCTCCCGATGGAAAATGGATTTACTACCGACAGAGCGGAAGAGAAAATTTAATTCTGGTTTCAACAGATGGTAAAACGAAAAAAGTGATTCCAATTCCAGGCATTAATGTTGTCGGTTTGGTGGTCTGGCCTAAAGGAGGTTCTATTCTTTATGGAGTTACGCAGAGAAGTTTATGCTCTATTGATATCAATTGA
- a CDS encoding protein kinase, with translation MVGKIISHYKILEKLGEGGMGVVYKAEDTKLKRIVALKFLPHHLSISNEDNARLLNEAQMTAKLNHPHICTIYDIEEADEEKFIVMEFVDGVTLRTKMKETVLRFEEAINYATQIGEALEEAHAQGIIHRDIKPDNIMINSKNQIKVMDFGIAKLKEGLGVTRTMSTSGTLSYMAPEQLSNSAIDGRVDIFSLGILLYEMLSSKLPFRGDHQAAMIYSILNEEPEPINKYLSEVPSEMLHVLNRALEKDPEDRYQNVHDMVIDLRRLKKQTGGVTHHTTTHEHFENITEPTTKSFGFLRSKSKKQLAVILLFVLLIVCAVVAVLFISRGPQLNPDMKSQVITLPFQSVRYATMSKDGNWVVFPAADDKGKFDIYMMNLSQGQPRKVTNDFSVSIPNATISPDANTILFTRYNYNTNLNEIISVSSSGGSERVILENATVADWRTDGQRILFLIRKLITYNRRVLECWSSKPDGLDRRFEFADTFANRIGYRNAFNYSSDGRSIVWTKNFKEGYCELMIRDLEKGTDRQLTFDKKFADDPIWAPNDQIIYSSNRNGNINLWIISASGGEAAQLTRGSGHDMRMGITSDGKRLLYSEIHENIGQIKLGNLNNGSIQQLTFDDRARANPSFSPDGKEIVFIAQELDDISYIRNIYVMNKDGSNVRKLTDDVSFKNYPTWSADKKWIIYAARPTNEPLDSMRVYLIQADKPGPPRMVGYGFGPLWFNEKEFTFVKLSLTTYKGSVDSKEVQRFSEDSIVVRPILNGKYVSIGDNRTAQKRLYTNSMTSYKLSGIKNAKPLYLFRDLIYSFIASTTEFYYRRKGSENELRKITFPDLSDLQVNFDFNGLAPTYDFNLSNDGKEIVYVQSYWKVKYIILDNIFK, from the coding sequence GTGGTTGGTAAAATAATTTCACACTATAAGATTTTAGAAAAACTCGGTGAAGGCGGGATGGGTGTTGTCTACAAGGCAGAAGACACCAAGCTCAAACGCATTGTAGCCTTAAAGTTCTTACCTCATCACCTATCAATTTCTAATGAAGATAATGCGCGCTTACTAAATGAAGCGCAGATGACCGCAAAATTAAATCACCCGCACATCTGTACTATTTATGATATTGAAGAAGCGGATGAAGAAAAATTTATTGTGATGGAATTTGTTGACGGTGTAACGCTCAGAACGAAAATGAAAGAAACTGTTTTGAGATTCGAAGAAGCTATAAACTACGCAACACAAATAGGAGAGGCATTAGAAGAAGCACATGCGCAGGGAATTATCCACCGGGATATCAAACCTGATAACATAATGATCAACAGCAAGAACCAAATAAAGGTAATGGATTTTGGAATTGCTAAGCTGAAAGAAGGATTAGGCGTTACACGAACGATGAGCACTTCCGGTACACTCTCATATATGGCTCCTGAACAATTATCAAATTCAGCAATTGATGGTAGAGTGGATATATTTTCTTTAGGCATTCTTCTTTATGAAATGCTATCGAGCAAACTGCCATTCAGGGGAGATCATCAGGCGGCAATGATCTACTCGATACTAAATGAGGAACCGGAGCCGATAAATAAATATTTATCAGAAGTTCCGTCGGAAATGCTTCATGTGCTTAACCGCGCGTTGGAAAAAGATCCTGAAGACCGGTATCAGAACGTTCATGATATGGTAATTGATCTAAGAAGGCTGAAAAAACAAACGGGCGGAGTTACACACCATACTACAACCCATGAACATTTTGAGAATATAACTGAACCAACTACAAAATCATTTGGATTTTTACGCAGCAAATCCAAAAAACAATTAGCGGTTATTTTGTTATTTGTTCTTTTAATTGTTTGTGCAGTTGTTGCTGTCTTATTTATTTCACGCGGACCACAATTAAATCCCGATATGAAATCACAAGTAATAACTCTACCATTTCAAAGTGTCAGGTATGCAACAATGTCGAAAGATGGAAACTGGGTGGTATTTCCTGCTGCTGATGATAAAGGAAAATTTGATATTTACATGATGAACCTTTCTCAAGGTCAACCGAGAAAAGTTACAAATGATTTCAGTGTTAGTATTCCTAATGCAACGATTTCCCCTGATGCAAATACAATTTTATTTACACGTTATAATTATAATACAAATCTTAATGAAATTATTAGCGTTTCCTCATCAGGCGGTTCCGAGAGAGTTATATTGGAAAATGCAACTGTCGCAGATTGGCGAACAGATGGTCAACGAATTCTATTTTTAATCAGAAAGTTGATAACATATAACCGGAGGGTTTTAGAATGCTGGAGTTCCAAACCAGATGGATTAGATCGCCGATTTGAATTTGCCGACACCTTTGCAAACAGAATTGGTTACCGCAATGCATTCAATTATTCATCTGATGGGAGATCAATTGTCTGGACAAAAAATTTTAAAGAGGGGTATTGCGAATTAATGATTCGGGATTTAGAAAAAGGAACGGATCGTCAACTAACCTTCGATAAAAAATTTGCCGATGACCCAATATGGGCTCCAAATGATCAAATCATCTATTCATCAAACAGAAATGGAAATATCAATTTATGGATAATTTCTGCTTCCGGTGGAGAAGCTGCACAACTAACACGGGGAAGCGGCCATGACATGAGAATGGGTATTACTAGTGACGGAAAAAGATTATTGTACTCGGAGATTCATGAAAATATTGGTCAGATCAAACTTGGGAATTTAAATAATGGCAGTATACAGCAGCTAACTTTTGACGACCGTGCACGGGCGAATCCGTCATTTTCGCCCGATGGGAAAGAGATTGTATTTATTGCTCAAGAACTGGATGACATTAGCTACATCCGCAATATATATGTAATGAATAAAGACGGAAGTAATGTGCGTAAATTGACGGATGATGTTTCTTTCAAAAATTATCCAACTTGGTCTGCAGATAAAAAATGGATAATATATGCTGCCCGTCCGACAAATGAGCCCTTAGATTCAATGAGAGTATATTTAATTCAAGCAGATAAACCAGGTCCGCCAAGAATGGTGGGATATGGATTCGGGCCTCTTTGGTTTAACGAGAAAGAGTTTACATTTGTTAAATTATCACTAACAACATATAAGGGTTCAGTTGATTCTAAAGAAGTTCAAAGATTTTCAGAAGATTCTATTGTTGTAAGACCTATTTTAAATGGGAAATATGTATCAATTGGTGATAACCGCACCGCACAAAAAAGATTATATACAAACTCAATGACTTCTTACAAATTATCAGGTATAAAAAATGCAAAACCACTTTATCTTTTTAGAGATCTTATTTATTCTTTTATTGCTTCAACCACCGAATTCTATTATAGGCGCAAAGGGTCAGAAAATGAATTACGAAAAATCACTTTTCCTGACCTAAGCGATTTACAAGTGAATTTTGATTTTAATGGTTTAGCACCAACTTACGATTTTAATTTAAGCAACGACGGAAAAGAGATTGTCTATGTTCAAAGTTACTGGAAAGTAAAGTATATTATTTTAGATAACATTTTTAAATGA
- a CDS encoding protein kinase, with translation MIGKTISHYRITEKLGGGGMGVVYKAEDIKLHRTVALKFLPPELTRNEDAKKRFFQEAQAASSLQHNNVCTIHDIDETEDGQIFICMACYEGETLRQKIVNGKLRIEEIIDYSKQIAEGLQKAHENGIIHRDIKPENIFITKDGVIKILDFGLAKLSASTMVTKINETVGTASYMSPEQASGTQVDHRTDIWALGVILFEILTGGLPFKSDYEQAMIYSILHEHPSQNLYSQKNVPGYLINLCYSMLSKNPENRPHDMKEVIKSLTMFEPTLRKNLNVISLRSFRKHKNKILASLAFISLLIIGIWYTSKTPVTVDSISKTAIAVDPTKNSQINLCVIPLLNNDEQDNSIKDWPKRIQSIVANYLVALGIYDPYSLNGLLESTFGSSNPTRTPNLYKLISGTSNYLVDGQISKENVGYRIELRLMNPADRKSLHSFNSNVKEQKDLIATVSSLSKDIYNFFILYVLQSTEKKIIEPWIQHGTENLEAHGEFMKAYKMIYDMQPGSEIHLRKAIALDSTFISPRIWLIPTLSDKNDLKEIRKQLNALKKLEATADPFDRAMIEWAGAFVKHDLEKQVQSLSKALTYSENNNILLINLADDRYYLNDLSGALDAINKILKSKWNYPPLYPLYAKCFIRQNNLSEAKRVLKESLDLKVVDSEVYLLLSSLASIENNSTESSKFENEYDRKIRESGASTASSVSVLSEHGEMFLSIKKYDRAEWLYRKANSLVPKNSDVQFGLINILIVRNKLSEAELEISKVLPANHKNSRFYKLMSEFYRKSGKKLKAVESLNTALLFSRSDEESKYLRQKIDSLKKLPD, from the coding sequence ATGATCGGTAAAACAATTTCACATTACAGAATCACAGAAAAATTAGGCGGCGGGGGAATGGGAGTAGTTTATAAAGCCGAAGATATTAAACTTCACAGAACAGTCGCATTAAAATTTTTACCTCCGGAATTAACCCGAAACGAAGATGCTAAAAAAAGATTTTTTCAAGAAGCTCAAGCCGCATCTTCTCTCCAGCACAATAATGTTTGTACAATTCATGATATAGATGAAACGGAAGATGGGCAAATATTCATCTGCATGGCATGTTATGAAGGCGAAACACTTAGACAGAAAATTGTGAATGGAAAATTGCGAATTGAAGAAATAATTGATTATTCAAAACAAATTGCTGAAGGTTTGCAAAAAGCGCATGAGAATGGAATCATCCATAGAGATATAAAACCGGAAAATATTTTCATTACTAAAGACGGCGTCATAAAAATTTTGGATTTTGGTCTTGCAAAATTGTCTGCTTCCACGATGGTAACAAAAATCAATGAGACAGTTGGAACAGCTTCATATATGTCGCCCGAACAGGCAAGCGGTACTCAAGTTGATCACCGCACGGACATCTGGGCTCTTGGTGTCATTCTTTTCGAAATACTGACAGGCGGACTTCCTTTCAAAAGTGATTATGAACAAGCTATGATTTACTCAATTTTACATGAGCATCCGTCACAAAATTTATATTCGCAGAAAAATGTTCCGGGGTATTTAATTAATTTGTGTTATAGCATGCTTTCAAAAAATCCGGAAAATCGTCCTCACGATATGAAGGAAGTTATAAAATCACTTACTATGTTTGAACCCACTCTGCGCAAAAATCTGAATGTCATTTCATTAAGATCATTTAGAAAACACAAAAATAAAATCTTAGCGTCGTTGGCATTTATTTCACTATTAATCATAGGAATATGGTATACATCTAAAACGCCTGTGACAGTTGATTCAATAAGTAAAACAGCTATCGCAGTGGATCCGACAAAAAATTCTCAAATAAATCTATGCGTCATTCCATTACTGAACAACGATGAACAAGATAATAGTATTAAAGATTGGCCCAAGAGAATCCAATCTATAGTTGCGAATTATTTGGTAGCACTTGGGATTTATGATCCGTATAGCTTGAATGGTTTATTGGAAAGTACTTTCGGTTCGTCTAATCCTACACGAACACCGAACTTATATAAACTTATATCAGGAACATCAAATTACTTAGTTGACGGTCAAATATCTAAAGAAAACGTTGGTTACCGAATAGAGTTGAGGTTAATGAATCCTGCGGATCGCAAAAGTCTCCATTCATTTAATTCTAATGTAAAAGAGCAGAAAGATCTTATCGCTACGGTTTCAAGTCTTTCAAAAGATATTTATAATTTTTTTATACTGTACGTTTTGCAGTCTACCGAGAAAAAAATAATTGAGCCGTGGATTCAACATGGGACAGAAAATTTAGAAGCGCACGGTGAATTCATGAAAGCGTATAAAATGATTTATGATATGCAGCCCGGCAGTGAAATACATCTTAGAAAAGCAATTGCTCTCGATTCAACCTTCATTTCGCCGAGGATTTGGTTGATACCGACATTGTCTGATAAAAATGATCTCAAGGAGATACGGAAACAATTAAATGCGCTTAAAAAACTTGAAGCGACCGCGGATCCATTTGACCGTGCAATGATTGAGTGGGCTGGAGCTTTTGTTAAACATGACCTTGAAAAACAGGTTCAGTCATTATCAAAAGCTTTAACTTATTCAGAAAATAATAATATTTTATTGATTAATCTGGCAGATGATAGATACTATCTGAACGATTTGTCTGGCGCACTCGATGCTATTAATAAGATTCTGAAATCAAAATGGAACTACCCTCCGTTGTACCCTCTTTACGCTAAATGTTTTATTAGACAGAATAATCTTTCTGAAGCCAAACGCGTTCTTAAAGAATCACTCGATCTGAAAGTTGTAGACTCGGAAGTATATCTTTTGCTTTCATCTTTAGCTTCAATTGAAAATAACAGCACAGAATCTTCCAAATTCGAAAATGAATATGATAGAAAAATCCGTGAATCAGGAGCGAGCACTGCTTCCAGTGTATCAGTATTATCCGAGCATGGTGAAATGTTTTTGAGTATTAAAAAATATGATCGCGCAGAATGGCTCTACCGTAAAGCAAATTCATTAGTCCCTAAAAATTCTGATGTCCAATTCGGTTTAATAAATATCCTTATTGTTAGGAATAAACTTTCAGAAGCTGAATTGGAAATAAGTAAAGTTCTTCCCGCTAACCATAAGAATTCTCGCTTTTATAAATTAATGAGTGAATTTTATCGAAAGTCGGGCAAGAAATTAAAAGCAGTTGAAAGTCTTAATACTGCATTGTTATTCAGTCGCTCGGATGAAGAGAGTAAATATCTACGGCAAAAAATTGATTCATTAAAAAAATTGCCGGATTAA
- a CDS encoding T9SS type A sorting domain-containing protein: MKKNINIFLLFMFLSVISLSAQGMRSGGMGFMFPDTLAQITLSGKVTVDTSLPMPIYYLDINGDNTNDCYLNFGPIWYTPDNSTAVRPKTGDQITIIGGQMNTSLNMNGLPMIIVYKIDGLLWRDPFDPMWNDFGNNTHMMGQHAGNCSGYAFGASGTKPQDVTLSGRVLVDTTYFMDHYYLDENNDGEPDYFLNFGPWWYESSTGATRPNNGDNVTIVGGKLQATNGLSVVIVYQINGKVWRDPVLIGNNFGGGWMRKNNSNDKVTNPFDDKDFMMMGSGWNMGGMMSDSMFARMLELNPYNMPNGKGQNIFKGYEMGIFNSNGSNGMMQNGGCGGMMNFGANGNIQFHFDDKQIQAYHIDKNSLRVKYWNNQTNQWTTIINAVINHSTNTITFSNSQIASYYILTSDNVTFVEESTAIPTGYSLGQNYPNPFNPSTNISYQIPVGSNVTLKVFDLLGEEVATLVDEFKSAGSYNSTFSIQNYQLPSGVYFYQLTAGSFTATKKFILMK, translated from the coding sequence ATGAAAAAAAATATAAATATATTTTTACTGTTCATGTTTCTGTCAGTCATATCTCTTTCTGCGCAAGGAATGAGAAGCGGCGGAATGGGATTTATGTTTCCAGATACATTAGCACAGATCACTCTCTCGGGTAAAGTAACCGTAGATACATCTCTTCCAATGCCAATTTACTATCTCGATATAAACGGTGATAACACAAATGACTGCTATCTTAACTTTGGTCCCATCTGGTATACACCGGATAATTCTACAGCAGTAAGACCAAAAACGGGAGATCAAATAACTATCATCGGCGGTCAGATGAACACTTCATTGAATATGAATGGACTTCCCATGATTATTGTTTATAAAATTGATGGATTATTGTGGCGAGATCCATTCGACCCGATGTGGAATGACTTTGGAAACAATACACACATGATGGGGCAGCATGCTGGTAATTGCAGCGGTTATGCTTTTGGCGCAAGCGGAACCAAACCGCAAGATGTAACTTTATCCGGAAGAGTATTGGTAGATACAACTTATTTTATGGATCACTACTATTTAGATGAGAATAATGATGGAGAGCCGGATTACTTTTTGAACTTCGGTCCATGGTGGTATGAATCGAGCACCGGTGCAACGAGACCTAACAACGGAGATAACGTAACAATCGTTGGCGGAAAATTGCAAGCGACAAATGGTTTAAGCGTTGTTATAGTTTATCAAATAAACGGCAAAGTGTGGAGAGATCCGGTTTTAATAGGAAATAATTTCGGCGGTGGTTGGATGCGCAAAAATAATTCCAATGATAAAGTCACAAATCCATTTGATGATAAAGATTTTATGATGATGGGCAGCGGTTGGAATATGGGCGGGATGATGTCGGATTCCATGTTTGCGCGAATGCTTGAACTGAATCCTTACAATATGCCGAACGGTAAAGGACAGAATATATTTAAGGGTTACGAAATGGGCATATTCAATTCAAACGGTTCCAATGGAATGATGCAGAATGGCGGATGTGGCGGAATGATGAACTTTGGCGCTAACGGAAATATTCAATTCCATTTCGACGATAAACAAATACAAGCTTACCACATTGATAAAAACAGTTTGAGAGTAAAATACTGGAACAACCAGACTAATCAATGGACAACAATTATCAACGCTGTAATTAATCACTCTACAAACACAATTACTTTTTCTAATAGTCAGATTGCCAGCTACTATATTTTAACATCCGATAATGTTACTTTTGTTGAAGAAAGTACGGCTATTCCTACTGGTTATTCTCTCGGACAAAATTATCCAAACCCATTCAATCCAAGTACTAACATCAGTTATCAGATACCGGTTGGAAGTAATGTTACTTTAAAAGTATTCGATTTACTTGGAGAAGAAGTCGCTACACTTGTCGATGAGTTTAAATCTGCCGGCAGCTATAATTCGACATTCTCAATTCAAAATTATCAATTACCTTCCGGTGTTTATTTCTATCAATTAACCGCCGGTTCTTTTACCGCAACCAAAAAATTTATATTAATGAAGTAG